From Candoia aspera isolate rCanAsp1 chromosome 4, rCanAsp1.hap2, whole genome shotgun sequence, a single genomic window includes:
- the LOC134495361 gene encoding coenzyme Q-binding protein COQ10 homolog B, mitochondrial-like, with the protein MAGTSHLSRSLDAFRGLFGSGLRPRFPRGARLDMPHWRCLSSTRILAPLTVNSCSFLDSRLVMREQGRSFFNLAAPLLGAKRMEYTEIRQLPYSVDQMYDIVADVGSYQHFVPWCSCSRIISHHKDISQAELEVGFPPVVERYVSEISTVPHCQIRAVSKDGRLFQHLETLWQFKPGHAGRLDSCTLRFYVSFEFKSILHSQLANLFFNEIIKQMVSAFEQRAEKLCSTQTAAQPHRAIHCT; encoded by the exons ATGGCCGGGACCAGCCACCTCAGCCGGAGCTTGGATGCCTTTCGGGGACTCTTCGGGAGCGGGTTGCGCCCGCGCTTTCCAAGGGGAGCCCG GTTAGATATGCCTCACTGGAGATGTTTAAGCTCCACAAGGATCCTTGCTCCTCTGACTGTGAATTCCTGCTCTTTCCTGGACTCCAGATTAGTTATGAGAGAGCAGGGCCGGTCCTTCTTCAATCTTGCAGCCCCTCTGCTTGGTGCCAAGCGAATGGAATACACTGAAATCCGTCAACTCCC GTACTCTGTTGACCAGATGTATGACATTGTAGCCGATGTTGGTAGCTATCAGCATTTTGTTCCCTGGTGTAGCTGCTCCCGCATAATTTCCCATCACAAAGACATCTCCCAGGCTGAATTGGAAGTGGGATTTCCTCCTGTGGTTGAGCGCTATGTCTCAGAGATCTCCACAGTGCCTCATTGTCAGATCCGG GCTGTGAGTAAAGATGGGCGGTTATTTCAGCATCTGGAGACACTATGGCAATTTAAGCCTGGACACGCCGGACGGCTGGATTCCTGCACACTCAGGTTTTAC GTCTCCTTTGAGTTTAAGTCCATCCTCCACTCCCAACTGGCTAATCTTTTCTTTAATGAGATAATCAAGCAGATGGTATCAGCCTTTGAACAgagagcagagaagctgtgcagcACGCAAACTGCGGCCCAGCCACACCGGGCAATTCACTGCACGTGA
- the CISD3 gene encoding CDGSH iron-sulfur domain-containing protein 3, mitochondrial produces MPWLRRAGGLVAAAAAGSFRRLFFSQIRSSSALSTSSAKPVIAAKEPFPVDLQAGKRYAWCACGHSQKQPFCDGTHKKSAPEISPLRFTLEEAKKAWLCGCKYTKNAPYCDGTHKEDFVQKADLHSQPQV; encoded by the exons ATGCCCTGGCTGCGGAGAGCCGGCGGtctggtggcagcagcagcagcaggctcCTTCCGTCGGCTCTTTTTCTCCCAG ATAAGAAGCAGCTCAGCTCTTTCAACCTCATCAGCCAAGCCAGTGATTGCAGCCAAGGAACCTTTTCCAGTGGACTTACAAGCAGGGAAGCGCTATGCCTGGTGTGCTTGTGGACACAGCCAAAAGCAG CCCTTCTGTGACGGAACCCATAAGAAAAGTGCCCCAGAAATCTCTCCCCTGAGATTCACCCTCGAGGAAGCAAAAAAGGCCTGGTTATGTGGGTGCAAATATACCAAGAATGCTCCGTACTGTGATGGCACCCATAAGGAAGATTTTGTGCAAAAGGCTGACCTTCATTCCCAGCCACAGGTATAA